Proteins co-encoded in one Malus sylvestris chromosome 7, drMalSylv7.2, whole genome shotgun sequence genomic window:
- the LOC126628761 gene encoding disease resistance protein RPV1-like isoform X11 yields the protein MASSSSSSSSGLGWKYDVFINFRGEDTRRGFVSHLYKALAKKPINAFIDAEKLRKGDHLSQLLTAIRESRISIVVFSQDYASSTWCLKELVQILECKDTNNQIVLPIFYEVDPSDIRRLKRKFAEAFAKHDRDSNAEMEEVQRWRSALKTATSLSGWDSQNYENDAVLIEEIVEDVYSRLINISSTSSKDNGLVDMDSHMHEMLSLLYPSEGETNNVRVVGIWGMGGLGKTTIARAVYDEIACRFEACCFLKNVKEGFMKQGELHVQTVLLSSISDNKVGSSDISRRGFQVMLRSLGQRKVLIVVDDVDKLEQIEALLGERHSFGGGSRIIITSRDSQLLSIADVIYNPKTLSDYGALELFRRHAFRKNQPTRDYDNLSNCAVKYAQGLPLALKVLGAFLHNKTIREWEDELEKIRKIPQRGIHDVLKSSFDGLDYTERAIFLDIACFFKGMEKDHATRILDGCGFHPHIGIRVLIDRALITVSEKGELEMHDSLEEMGREIVRQQSIREPGGRSRLWSYEDVHHVLTQNTATNAIESIFVDFSYSDWVCLNAEAFVSMTQLRLLKIGHKGSIFEDYYKHHLIGPFKLLNLRYLSLFEFPLKSLPSNFQLKNLVELDMQFSLIDRLWEGTQTLKTLKFINLSYCEYLKETPDFTNVPNIERLILQCCTRLVEVHPSTSTLTNLVLLNLNSCHDLKILPSNIRMKYLKTFNLFGCLSLEMFPEISEVIEGLKELDLSRSRIKELPPSINNLTGLSNFNLKDCKELKSLPSKIRMRSLKTFNLSGCSSLEMFPEILEGMEELKELNLTWSKIKELPSSINNLTGLSHLNLEHCEELKILPSSICMKSLKTFNLYGCSNLEMFPEILEGMEELEELDLSGSKIKELPSSINNLTGLIRLNLILCKELKSLPSSIRMKSLKTFNLYGCTSLEMFPEISEGMEELEELNLSGSKIKELPLSINNLTGLSHLNLEHCMELKSLPSSIRMKSLKTLELYGCSSLEMFPEISECIEGLKELNLSGSKIKELPLSINNLTGLSHLNLKHCVELKSLPSSICMKSLKTLDLYDCSNLEMFPEILEGMEELEELDLSGSKIKELPLSINNLTGLSHLKLEYCVELKSLPSNICQLKSLVCLSLSNCTKFEVFPSIEENMEGLRELFLDGTSIKELSPWIERLTGLQYLNLRNCKSIVHLPDTLCNLAHLITDT from the exons atggcttcttcttcttcttcttcttcttctggccTTGGTTGGAAATACGATGTGTTCATCAATTTCAGAGGGGAAGACACTCGCAGGGGCTTCGTCAGCCATCTCTACAAAGCTCTGGCTAAGAAACCAATCAACGCCTTCATTGATGCCGAGAAGCTCAGAAAAGGCGACCACCTTTCCCAGCTCCTGACAGCGATTCGAGAGTCGAGGATTTCGATTGTAGTTTTCTCTCAAGACTATGCTTCTTCCACTTGGTGCTTGAAAGAACTCGTGCAAATCCTGGAATGCAAGGATACCAATAACCAGATTGTACTCCCCATTTTCTATGAAGTTGATCCGTCTGATATTCGTAGACTCAAGAGAAAATTCGCCGAAGCTTTTGCTAAGCACGATCGTGATTCTAACGCCGAAATGGAAGAGGTTCAGAGATGGAGATCCGCTCTTAAGACTGCCACCAGTTTATCCGGCTGGGATTCGCAAAACTATGA GAATGATGCAGTGCTTATTGAGGAAATTGTAGAAGATGTTTATTCGAGATTGATCAACATCTCATCAACATCAAGCAAAGATAATGGCTTGGTTGACATGGATTCTCACATGCATGAAATGCTTTCATTATTATATCCCTCCGAAGGTGAAACGAATAATGTTCGCGTTGTTGGAATATGGGGTATGGGTGGTTTAGGCAAAACAACCATCGCTAGAGCTGTTTATGATGAAATCGCTTGTCGATTTGAAGCTtgttgctttcttaaaaatgtCAAGGAGGGTTTCATGAAGCAGGGCGAACTACATGTGCAGACAGTACTTCTATCTAGTATCTCAGACAACAAGGTGGGGAGTTCTGACATATCGAGAAGAGGTTTTCAGGTGATGTTAAGAAGCCTTGGTCAGAGAAAAGTTCTTATTGTTGTTGATGATGTGGACAAATTAGAACAAATTGAAGCTTTACTTGGAGAGCGACATTCCTTTGGTGGTGGAAGTAGGATTATTATCACAAGTAGAGATTCGCAGTTACTAAGCATAGCTGATGTGATATATAATCCTAAGACCTTGAGTGATTATGGAGCTCTGGAACTCTTTAGGCGGCACGCCTTCAGAAAAAACCAACCCACCAGAGATTATGATAATCTCTCGAATTGTGCTGTAAAATATGCTCAAGGTCTGCCTTTAGCACTCAAAGTCCTGGGAGCTTTTCTTCATAACAAAACTATACGCGAGTGGGAAGATGAGTtagaaaaaataaggaaaattccACAAAGGGGAATCCATGATGTGCTTAAATCAAGCTTCGATGGACTAGATTACACAGAGAGGGCCATCTTTCTAGATATTGCATGTTTCTTTAAAGGGATGGAGAAAGACCATGCAACCCGAATTCTAGACGGTTGTGGTTTCCATCCTCATATAGGAATAAGAGTTCTAATCGATCGAGCTCTCATAACTGTCTCAGAGAAGGGGGAACTGGAGATGCATGATTCATTAGAGGAAATGGGTCGGGAAATCGTTCGCCAACAATCTATCAGAGAGCCTGGGGGACGAAGTAGGTTGTGGAGTTATGAAGATGTTCATCACGTGCTAACTCAAAATACG GCTACGAATGCAATTGAAAGCATATTCGTGGATTTCTCATACTCAGACTGGGTATGCTTAAAtgctgaagcttttgttagtatGACTCAACTAAGACTTCTCAAGATCGGTCATAAGGGCTCAATTTTTGAAGATTACTACAAACACCACCTGATTGGGCCCTTTAAGTTACTTAACTTGAGGTATCTCTCCTTGTTTGAATTCCCTCTCAAGTCTTTGCCGTCCAACTTTCAATTGAAAAATCTTGTTGAACTTGACATGCAATTTAGTCTCATTGACCGACTTTGGGAAGGAACCCAG ACGCTGAAAACGTTGAAATTCATCAATTTAAGTTATTGTGAATACCTTAAGGAAACCCCTGACTTCACAAATGTGCCAAATATTGAGAGGCTAATTCTTCAATGTTGTACAAGGTTAGTTGAGGTTCACCCGTCTACTTCAACTCTTACAAACCTTGTTTTATTGAATCTGAATTCGTGTCATGACCTTAAGATTCTACCCAGCAACATTCGTATGAAATATCTCAAAACCTTTAATCTTTTTGGTTGCTTGAGCCTTGAGATGTTTCCAGAGATTTCAGAAGTGATTGAGGGGTTAAAAGAGCTTGATTTATCCAGGTCAAGAATTAAAGAACTGCCCCCGTCAATTAATAATCTCACGGGGTTGAGTAATTTCAACCTAAAAGATTGCAAGGAACTTAAGAGTCTACCCAGCAAAATTCGTATGAGATCTCTCAAAACCTTTAATCTTTCTGGCTGCTCCAGTCTTGAGATGTTTCCAGAGATTTTAGAAGGTATGGAGGAGTTAAAAGAGCTTAATTTAACCTggtcaaaaattaaagaactgCCCTCGTCAATTAATAATCTCACGGGGTTGAGTCATTTGAACCTAGAACATTGCGAGGAACTTAAGATTCTTCCAAGCAGCATTTGTATGAAATCTCTTAAAACCTTTAATCTTTATGGTTGCTCCAATCTTGAGATGTTTCCAGAGATTTTAGAAGGTATGGAGGAGTTAGAAGAGCTTGATTTATCCGggtcaaaaattaaagaactgCCTTCGTCAATTAATAATCTCACGGGGTTGATTCGTTTGAACCTAATACTTTGCAAGGAACTTAAGAGTCTTCCAAGCAGCATTCGTATGAAATCTCTCAAAACCTTTAACCTTTATGGTTGCACGAGTCTTGAGATGTTTCCAGAGATTTCAGAAG GTATGGAGGAGTTAGAAGAGCTTAATTTATCCGGATCCAAAATTAAAGAACTGCCCCTGTCAATTAATAATCTCACGGGGTTGAGTCATTTGAACCTAGAACATTGCATGGAACTTAAGAGTCTTCCAAGCAGCATTCGTATGAAATCTCTCAAAACCCTTGAACTTTATGGCTGCTCGAGTCTAGAGATGTTTCCAGAGATTTCAGAATGTATTGAGGGATTAAAAGAGCTTAATTTATCCGGGTCTAAAATTAAAGAACTGCCCCTGTCAATTAATAATCTCACGGGGTTGagtcatttgaacctaaaacatTGCGTGGAACTTAAGAGTCTTCCAAGCAGCATTTGTATGAAATCTCTCAAAACCCTTGATCTTTATGACTGCTCCAATCTTGAGATGTTTCCAGAGATTTTAGAAGGTATGGAGGAGTTAGAAGAGCTTGATTTATCCggatcaaaaattaaagaactgCCCCTATCAATTAATAATCTCACGGGATTAAGTCATTTGAAGCTAGAATATTGCGTGGAACTTAAGAGTCTTCCAAGCAACATTTGTCAGCTCAAGTCCCTTGTCTGTCTATCTCTTTCCAATTGTACAAAATTTGAGGTGTTTCCAAGCATTGAAGAAAATATGGAAGGATTAAGAGAGCTTTTCTTGGATGGAACATCTATCAAAGAGCTTTCCCCCTGGATTGAACGGCTTACGGGGCTTCAGTATTTAAATCTGAGAAACTGCAAAAGCATTGTACATCTTCCCGACACGCTCTGTAATTTGGCACACCTTATCACAGACACATAG
- the LOC126628761 gene encoding disease resistance protein RPV1-like isoform X6: protein MASSSSSSSSGLGWKYDVFINFRGEDTRRGFVSHLYKALAKKPINAFIDAEKLRKGDHLSQLLTAIRESRISIVVFSQDYASSTWCLKELVQILECKDTNNQIVLPIFYEVDPSDIRRLKRKFAEAFAKHDRDSNAEMEEVQRWRSALKTATSLSGWDSQNYENDAVLIEEIVEDVYSRLINISSTSSKDNGLVDMDSHMHEMLSLLYPSEGETNNVRVVGIWGMGGLGKTTIARAVYDEIACRFEACCFLKNVKEGFMKQGELHVQTVLLSSISDNKVGSSDISRRGFQVMLRSLGQRKVLIVVDDVDKLEQIEALLGERHSFGGGSRIIITSRDSQLLSIADVIYNPKTLSDYGALELFRRHAFRKNQPTRDYDNLSNCAVKYAQGLPLALKVLGAFLHNKTIREWEDELEKIRKIPQRGIHDVLKSSFDGLDYTERAIFLDIACFFKGMEKDHATRILDGCGFHPHIGIRVLIDRALITVSEKGELEMHDSLEEMGREIVRQQSIREPGGRSRLWSYEDVHHVLTQNTATNAIESIFVDFSYSDWVCLNAEAFVSMTQLRLLKIGHKGSIFEDYYKHHLIGPFKLLNLRYLSLFEFPLKSLPSNFQLKNLVELDMQFSLIDRLWEGTQTLKTLKFINLSYCEYLKETPDFTNVPNIERLILQCCTRLVEVHPSTSTLTNLVLLNLNSCHDLKILPSNIRMKYLKTFNLFGCLSLEMFPEISEVIEGLKELDLSRSRIKELPPSINNLTGLSNFNLKDCKELKSLPSKIRMRSLKTFNLSGCSSLEMFPEILEGMEELKELNLTWSKIKELPSSINNLTGLSHLNLILCKELKSLPSSIRMKSLKTFNLYGCTSLEMFPEISEGMEELEELNLSGSKIKELPLSINNLTGLSHFKLKHCEELKSLPSCIHMKCLKTFNLYGCSSLEMFPSISEGIEGLEKLDLSEAKIKELPPSINNLTGLSHFNLKYCKQLKSLPSKIRMRSLKTFNLSGCSSLEMFPEISKGMEELEELNLSGSKIKELPLSINNLTGLSHLNLEHCMELKSLPSSIRMKSLKTLELYGCSSLEMFPEISECIEGLKELNLSGSKIKELPLSINNLTGLSHLNLKHCVELKSLPSSICMKSLKTLDLYDCSNLEMFPEILEGMEELEELDLSGSKIKELPLSINNLTGLSHLKLEYCVELKSLPSNICQLKSLVCLSLSNCTKFEVFPSIEENMEGLRELFLDGTSIKELSPWIERLTGLQYLNLRNCKSIVHLPDTLCNLAHLITDT, encoded by the exons atggcttcttcttcttcttcttcttcttctggccTTGGTTGGAAATACGATGTGTTCATCAATTTCAGAGGGGAAGACACTCGCAGGGGCTTCGTCAGCCATCTCTACAAAGCTCTGGCTAAGAAACCAATCAACGCCTTCATTGATGCCGAGAAGCTCAGAAAAGGCGACCACCTTTCCCAGCTCCTGACAGCGATTCGAGAGTCGAGGATTTCGATTGTAGTTTTCTCTCAAGACTATGCTTCTTCCACTTGGTGCTTGAAAGAACTCGTGCAAATCCTGGAATGCAAGGATACCAATAACCAGATTGTACTCCCCATTTTCTATGAAGTTGATCCGTCTGATATTCGTAGACTCAAGAGAAAATTCGCCGAAGCTTTTGCTAAGCACGATCGTGATTCTAACGCCGAAATGGAAGAGGTTCAGAGATGGAGATCCGCTCTTAAGACTGCCACCAGTTTATCCGGCTGGGATTCGCAAAACTATGA GAATGATGCAGTGCTTATTGAGGAAATTGTAGAAGATGTTTATTCGAGATTGATCAACATCTCATCAACATCAAGCAAAGATAATGGCTTGGTTGACATGGATTCTCACATGCATGAAATGCTTTCATTATTATATCCCTCCGAAGGTGAAACGAATAATGTTCGCGTTGTTGGAATATGGGGTATGGGTGGTTTAGGCAAAACAACCATCGCTAGAGCTGTTTATGATGAAATCGCTTGTCGATTTGAAGCTtgttgctttcttaaaaatgtCAAGGAGGGTTTCATGAAGCAGGGCGAACTACATGTGCAGACAGTACTTCTATCTAGTATCTCAGACAACAAGGTGGGGAGTTCTGACATATCGAGAAGAGGTTTTCAGGTGATGTTAAGAAGCCTTGGTCAGAGAAAAGTTCTTATTGTTGTTGATGATGTGGACAAATTAGAACAAATTGAAGCTTTACTTGGAGAGCGACATTCCTTTGGTGGTGGAAGTAGGATTATTATCACAAGTAGAGATTCGCAGTTACTAAGCATAGCTGATGTGATATATAATCCTAAGACCTTGAGTGATTATGGAGCTCTGGAACTCTTTAGGCGGCACGCCTTCAGAAAAAACCAACCCACCAGAGATTATGATAATCTCTCGAATTGTGCTGTAAAATATGCTCAAGGTCTGCCTTTAGCACTCAAAGTCCTGGGAGCTTTTCTTCATAACAAAACTATACGCGAGTGGGAAGATGAGTtagaaaaaataaggaaaattccACAAAGGGGAATCCATGATGTGCTTAAATCAAGCTTCGATGGACTAGATTACACAGAGAGGGCCATCTTTCTAGATATTGCATGTTTCTTTAAAGGGATGGAGAAAGACCATGCAACCCGAATTCTAGACGGTTGTGGTTTCCATCCTCATATAGGAATAAGAGTTCTAATCGATCGAGCTCTCATAACTGTCTCAGAGAAGGGGGAACTGGAGATGCATGATTCATTAGAGGAAATGGGTCGGGAAATCGTTCGCCAACAATCTATCAGAGAGCCTGGGGGACGAAGTAGGTTGTGGAGTTATGAAGATGTTCATCACGTGCTAACTCAAAATACG GCTACGAATGCAATTGAAAGCATATTCGTGGATTTCTCATACTCAGACTGGGTATGCTTAAAtgctgaagcttttgttagtatGACTCAACTAAGACTTCTCAAGATCGGTCATAAGGGCTCAATTTTTGAAGATTACTACAAACACCACCTGATTGGGCCCTTTAAGTTACTTAACTTGAGGTATCTCTCCTTGTTTGAATTCCCTCTCAAGTCTTTGCCGTCCAACTTTCAATTGAAAAATCTTGTTGAACTTGACATGCAATTTAGTCTCATTGACCGACTTTGGGAAGGAACCCAG ACGCTGAAAACGTTGAAATTCATCAATTTAAGTTATTGTGAATACCTTAAGGAAACCCCTGACTTCACAAATGTGCCAAATATTGAGAGGCTAATTCTTCAATGTTGTACAAGGTTAGTTGAGGTTCACCCGTCTACTTCAACTCTTACAAACCTTGTTTTATTGAATCTGAATTCGTGTCATGACCTTAAGATTCTACCCAGCAACATTCGTATGAAATATCTCAAAACCTTTAATCTTTTTGGTTGCTTGAGCCTTGAGATGTTTCCAGAGATTTCAGAAGTGATTGAGGGGTTAAAAGAGCTTGATTTATCCAGGTCAAGAATTAAAGAACTGCCCCCGTCAATTAATAATCTCACGGGGTTGAGTAATTTCAACCTAAAAGATTGCAAGGAACTTAAGAGTCTACCCAGCAAAATTCGTATGAGATCTCTCAAAACCTTTAATCTTTCTGGCTGCTCCAGTCTTGAGATGTTTCCAGAGATTTTAGAAGGTATGGAGGAGTTAAAAGAGCTTAATTTAACCTggtcaaaaattaaagaactgCCCTCGTCAATTAATAATCTCACGGGGTTGAGTCATTTGAAC CTAATACTTTGCAAGGAACTTAAGAGTCTTCCAAGCAGCATTCGTATGAAATCTCTCAAAACCTTTAACCTTTATGGTTGCACGAGTCTTGAGATGTTTCCAGAGATTTCAGAAGGTATGGAGGAGTTAGAAGAGCTTAATTTATCCGGGTCCAAAATTAAAGAACTGCCCCTGTCAATTAATAATCTCACGGGGTTGAGTCATTTCAAACTAAAACATTGCGAGGAACTTAAGAGTCTTCCAAGCTGCATTCATATGAAATGTCTAAAAACCTTTAATCTTTATGGCTGCTCCAGTCTTGAGATGTTTCCATCGATTTCAGAAGGTATTGAGGGGTTAGAAAAGCTTGATTTATCCGAGGCAAAAATTAAAGAACTGCCCCCATCAATTAATAATCTCACGGGGTTGAGTCATTTCAACCTAAAATATTGCAAGCAACTTAAGAGTCTACCCAGCAAGATTCGTATGAGATCTCTCAAAACCTTTAATCTTTCTGGCTGCTCTAGTCTTGAGATGTTTCCAGAGATTTCAAAAGGTATGGAGGAGTTAGAAGAGCTTAATTTATCCGGATCCAAAATTAAAGAACTGCCCCTGTCAATTAATAATCTCACGGGGTTGAGTCATTTGAACCTAGAACATTGCATGGAACTTAAGAGTCTTCCAAGCAGCATTCGTATGAAATCTCTCAAAACCCTTGAACTTTATGGCTGCTCGAGTCTAGAGATGTTTCCAGAGATTTCAGAATGTATTGAGGGATTAAAAGAGCTTAATTTATCCGGGTCTAAAATTAAAGAACTGCCCCTGTCAATTAATAATCTCACGGGGTTGagtcatttgaacctaaaacatTGCGTGGAACTTAAGAGTCTTCCAAGCAGCATTTGTATGAAATCTCTCAAAACCCTTGATCTTTATGACTGCTCCAATCTTGAGATGTTTCCAGAGATTTTAGAAGGTATGGAGGAGTTAGAAGAGCTTGATTTATCCggatcaaaaattaaagaactgCCCCTATCAATTAATAATCTCACGGGATTAAGTCATTTGAAGCTAGAATATTGCGTGGAACTTAAGAGTCTTCCAAGCAACATTTGTCAGCTCAAGTCCCTTGTCTGTCTATCTCTTTCCAATTGTACAAAATTTGAGGTGTTTCCAAGCATTGAAGAAAATATGGAAGGATTAAGAGAGCTTTTCTTGGATGGAACATCTATCAAAGAGCTTTCCCCCTGGATTGAACGGCTTACGGGGCTTCAGTATTTAAATCTGAGAAACTGCAAAAGCATTGTACATCTTCCCGACACGCTCTGTAATTTGGCACACCTTATCACAGACACATAG